ATCCGCATCCTGACCCATGTCCAGGAGCTGGGGCAAAACCGGATGACTACGCTGTGCAGCATGTGCTTCCACACCCTGAAGCTGGCCAACGACCTGGTGCGGCACGACAAGGACAAGCTGGAGAAAATCAACTTCTTCATGAAGGACAAGGACCCCGAATACAAAGGTAAGGTTGACGTGGTGCATCTATTGGAAATACTGCGCGATGACGTCAAGTTCGACACGATCAAAACCAAGACGACAAAACCCCTCAAGGGTTTAAAATTAGTCCCATATTACGGCTGTCTGCTGAACCGGCCTAAACAGGTGGCTATTGACAACGTCGAGGCGCCCACGGTGATGGGCGACCTGATCGCGGCCCTGGGCGGGGAGTCGCTCTACGACCCGTTCCTGACTGAGTGCTGCGGATCCTACCACACGGTGATGGACAAGGACGTGGTGGTGGACAAGACTGACCGCATCCTATCTTCGGCCAAGAAAAAAGACGGCGAGGCCATCATCACCAGCTGCCCGCTGTGCTTCTTTAACCTGGACGCCCGGCAGAAGGACATCAAAGAGAAGCTCGGCAAATCCGTTGACCTGCCGGTGTTCTACTTCACCCAGCTGCTGGCGCTGGCGCTGGGGCTTTCGCCGGAGGTCTGCATGTTCGATCTGCACGCAGTGGACCCCCGGCCGCTGCTGAAGGCCAAGGGATTGTTGTGAAACGCTCGGAATGAAAACGATCCGCTTGTCCGGCCATGCCCGGATTCAGTTGGCCTACCGGGGCGTGAACGAGGATGAGATTATCAACGCCATCGGCACCGCCGAGTGGACTAGATCGAAAGAGGGTCGTTCGGAATGCCGGAAGGATTTTTCGTTCAACAGCGTTTGGAACGGGAAGCAATATTCGACGAAACAAGTCAGACCCATTTTCAGCGAAGGGGAAAACGAAATAGTCGTAATCACAGTCTACAGCTATTTCTTTTAGGAGGACAGTATGAAGATCACCTATGATCCCGAGGTCGACGCGCTATACATTCGCTTTAAGGAAGCGACGGTGACCACAAAGCACCTGGACGACGGTATTGCCGCAGATTACGATGCCGAGGGTCATTTGGCCGGGATCGAGATACTGGATGCGATGAAGCATCTGGGCGACCGGTCGGTATTCAAGCAGATCGTGCTCGAGGATATAGCTCTTTCACGCGGCTGATGGTGCTGGCCCTGGGGCTTTCTCCGGATGTTTGCCGGTTTGACCTGCACACAATTGACTCACGACCCTTGCTTAAGGCTAAAGGATTGATGTAAATCCGAATATCGAAAACAGAAACAAACCCCAATGGCTGAAACTCAAATAACGAAACCATACGACTTGGAAGAAAGAACGTTTAAGTTCGCTCAGGCAGGCATAGCTTTCATTAAAAAACTCCCCAGAACTATTTCCAATATCGAAATCTCAAAAC
The DNA window shown above is from candidate division TA06 bacterium and carries:
- a CDS encoding CoB--CoM heterodisulfide reductase iron-sulfur subunit B family protein — translated: MNRIPYYPGCTLINTAKNFDRSARESMKALGWELDELLRWNCCGTVYSLASDNLINHVGPIRILTHVQELGQNRMTTLCSMCFHTLKLANDLVRHDKDKLEKINFFMKDKDPEYKGKVDVVHLLEILRDDVKFDTIKTKTTKPLKGLKLVPYYGCLLNRPKQVAIDNVEAPTVMGDLIAALGGESLYDPFLTECCGSYHTVMDKDVVVDKTDRILSSAKKKDGEAIITSCPLCFFNLDARQKDIKEKLGKSVDLPVFYFTQLLALALGLSPEVCMFDLHAVDPRPLLKAKGLL
- a CDS encoding DUF4258 domain-containing protein codes for the protein MKTIRLSGHARIQLAYRGVNEDEIINAIGTAEWTRSKEGRSECRKDFSFNSVWNGKQYSTKQVRPIFSEGENEIVVITVYSYFF
- a CDS encoding DUF2283 domain-containing protein: MKITYDPEVDALYIRFKEATVTTKHLDDGIAADYDAEGHLAGIEILDAMKHLGDRSVFKQIVLEDIALSRG